One genomic window of Solanum dulcamara chromosome 10, daSolDulc1.2, whole genome shotgun sequence includes the following:
- the LOC129905063 gene encoding uncharacterized protein LOC129905063 — MTEEKEIDILFNQVVEGKSIAKLSARQIHGLLKLFAATVAKLYQRKEKVNNQHQPFQPQISPSNFKIVGENISPLPNAMDDLINDIWFVETMATNRNYFSSGDGNNTASAPAEGDDISVGDNDYSKVLD, encoded by the coding sequence atgactGAGGAGAAGGAAATTGACATCCTCTTCAATCAAGTTGTGGAGGGAAAGAGTATAGCTAAACTTTCTGCCAGACAAATTCATGGATTATTAAAGTTGTTTGCTGCTACTGTAGCTAAACTTTATCAGAGAAAGGAAAAAGTCAATAACCAACATCAGCCTTTTCAACCTCAAATTTCTCCCTCAAACTTCAAGATCGTTGGTGAAAATATTTCCCCATTACCAAATGCAATGGATGACTTGATCAATGACATTTGGTTTGTTGAAACTATGGCTACTAACCGCAATTATTTTAGCTCAGGGGATGGAAACAATACCGCGTCTGCACCAGCTGAAGGCGATGATATCAGTGTCGGAGATAATGATTATTCCAAGGTCCTGGACTGA